TCGTGGACGGTGTAAAGTGCTTTCAGAGGCTACAGACAAGATGTTGAGCTTCAAAATCTCGGACATTAGACCTTCCAAAGTGTGGGAAGACGGCGTATGGAAGGTATTGTACACTTTGTTTCAGTCTGTACTAAATTTGTTGTCACTGACTAATCTGCCTTGAACTGTTTGCAAGACTTTTATATAAATGACACTGCCGTTTCAGCTTTACAACTTCAGTAAACATCTTCATCTTCTGTATTTTTTTTTATCTTCTTTTTTTTTTTTGATTTTCTATCAATGTATTATGCTGCAGCCAAGGGCGCCTTCGACTCAAGGGTCGGTAGATGAGATGAGTGATTCTAGTAGTACATTCTCTCCAGTATCTAACAGTCCACATGAGAATGTAAAGTTAATCCTTCACATTCTTCATCATCTTTTGTATCTTTTATCTTCTTATTTTAATTTTTTGATCTCTGTTGCAGCCGATGGAATCGCCTTTAACTCAAGGTTTGGTAGATGAGATAAGTGATACTTGTAATACATTCTCTCCAGTATCTAACAGTCCACCTGTAACTCCATCTCCGAGCATAACTGCAACACCATTGATACAAACACGAGAGAATGTAAAGTTAATCCTCCACTTTCTTGGTAGTTTATTAGCTGATGGCTTATTATTCTTCTTTAACTCTTATGCAGGGAACTAGGGAAGATAACAATCGGAAGAGGAAGAGAGAACAAAAGCTTAGTTCTGTTGAGGAAACTGAAGCAAAGGATATAACAATAGTTTTGCCCTTTGCGAAGAAGTTGCCAATTTGGAAGACAGTTGAATCAATTGAGGTATTTAAAACATTCCCACAGAGTCCTCATTTCATTCCATTGTTGGAGATTAGAGAAGACGCTCGTGAAATATCTGCGGTTGGTATGATGCTAACCTTCTCTGGATTACTTGAGGAAGTCAAATCTCTGAAACTAAACAATCGCATAAGCACACTAAATAGCCTGTTGGGGTCAAATTCGGTCCCGACGGAATCAATATCTGAAAGTCCCCGTAAAAATCAGCATGAACGTTTTTACGAAAATTATTCTTCGTAAAAAGAATCTTCACAAAGAGCCTTGCGGTAAAATCTTGTTCTAATCTCAATCGAACCACTAAATGCCGATTGTCCGAAGGCAACGGACACGTATCCAAATGGGCCACGGACAAGCTCAAGTATGGCCATCGGACCACGCACAAGCCAAGCTCGGTCGCTACGTAGCGACCGAACTCAAGCCAAGCGTTGCGACCGAGCTCCAGCCAAGCTCGGTCGCTATGTAGCGACCGAACTTTCCCAAAACGTCGATACGACACTAATCCATGCATTCTCANNNNNNNNNNNNNNNNNNNNNNNNNNNNNNNNNNNNNNNNNNNNNNNNNNNNNNNNNNNNNNNNNNNNNNNNNNNNNNNNNNNNNNNNNNNNNNNNNNNNNNNNNNNNNNNNNNNNNNNNNNNNNNNNNNNNNNNNNNNNNNNNNNNNNNNNNNTAAACCATTCTTTGTTTCTCATCACTCGAAGTCATCAGTCAAACTTTGTGATAAAAACTGCGGGAAGTTTGTATTTTATACAAAGAACAATATTTGATAAAAACTGAATAAACTTTTTATTAACTTAGTGATTGAGGGTGCTTTCTACAATGGACGAAAACCCATAAGCCTTATGACGGTTTATGCTTGGTTCGTAAGGCAAGAT
This genomic interval from Brassica oleracea var. oleracea cultivar TO1000 chromosome C2, BOL, whole genome shotgun sequence contains the following:
- the LOC106324046 gene encoding uncharacterized protein LOC106324046, with protein sequence MVEVSDKIDKGEVVWVPAIIIKEIDDDVDDDDEDEDEDYEEDEDSDEKKYFFMKRPNKKVDMRSIRPRPPPFSAEELKLVEYVEVFHGTSWRQGRAIGRVFRGRCKVLSEATDKMLSFKISDIRPSKVWEDGVWKPRAPSTQGSVDEMSDSSSTFSPVSNSPHENPMESPLTQGLVDEISDTCNTFSPVSNSPPVTPSPSITATPLIQTRENGTREDNNRKRKREQKLSSVEETEAKDITIVLPFAKKLPIWKTVESIEVFKTFPQSPHFIPLLEIREDAREISAVGMMLTFSGLLEEVKSLKLNNRISTLNSLLGLSDSFAELEKPGFDVKVPTLRVSNLLSLIDRQAKKMEELEDCEKVTAEKEIIKVENERKILELQKLNDEADKEIAQSKSCEATIGQQLEDVKLQFHTTASAPW